The following proteins are co-located in the Spea bombifrons isolate aSpeBom1 chromosome 3, aSpeBom1.2.pri, whole genome shotgun sequence genome:
- the CEP68 gene encoding centrosomal protein of 68 kDa, which yields MAFTGEKTTFQLQDYSPLSVHTTRHLSESMLSALSETTGCNDDLEEDSTKSRTFINSSWSSNEASRLQYNPYLGERKSLYSSFNKSKDLEVPLRKPSFQEQYWACAIPDTPPPCPDRASPSWNPNKEYQELLDYTYPINSKYFISKDSEETDALFPDSGIGLDSCNVSFDSKLHSAGLPYQEHTLKRDRYTKSNDLSSPYAFSTPLQKTSAGHRLQHRSESSNEESFEALSSGASKVDFVRESMYNFALPKYTLFNHSRSSTNSGISKQHLQQSHRFIPTTKILSLHNDTDSDEEYLSLPSNLKELENLAAHLKHLSLTVNKSTFSDCAQDGESRRHWLLVGDSEGRNSQDIKTRSVAGQGYLRDSCFESEISGRKETGTPFTNFSSLRDMLDSPTIHSVHENKSLVQSIQKFCHHLDQLIQWLHSVSNIANKWSAPKPDVESIQSSLSLYLKFKKDITENQVLADTVVKDGELLLNRMSANSSILKDTLALVSKQSRELERQAERLYASVLDAMDTVTDDSSGRPSNLKQCVSVGMESS from the exons ATGGCTTTTACCGGCGAGAAGACTACATTTCAGTTGCAAGATTACAGTCCTCTGTCGGTACACACCACAAGACATCTTTCTGAATCCATGCTGTCAGCACTTTCTGAGACAACTGGTTGCAATGATGACCTTGAAGAGGACAGTACAAAATCAAGGACATTCATAAATTCCTCGTGGTCATCTAATGAAGCTTCCCGACTTCAGTATAACCCATATTTAGGGGAACGCAAGTCTCTCTATTCTAGTTTCAACAAGAGCAAAGATTTGGAGGTTCCTTTGCGTAAACCCAGTTTCCAAGAACAGTACTGGGCATGTGCGATCCCTGATACACCGCCGCCATGTCCTGACCGAGCATCTCCGAGCTGGAACCCCAATAAAGAGTATCAGGAACTGCTTGATTATACATATCCAATAAATTCAAAGTACTTTATTAGTAAGGATAGTGAGGAAACTGATGCCTTATTCCCTGACTCCGGAATAGGTCTTGACAGCTGTAACGTTTCTTTTGACAGCAAGTTACATTCTGCTGGTTTGCCATATCAGGAACACACATTAAAAAGGGACAGATACACAAAGTCAAACGATCTGAGTTCACCATATGCCTTTTCAACCCCTTTACAGAAAACATCCGCAGGTCACCGTTTGCAGCATCGCTCTGAGTCTTCAAACGAGGAGTCTTTTGAAGCGCTATCATCTGGTGCCAGCAAAGTGGACTTTGTCAGAGAATCCATGTATAATTTTGCCCTTCCAAAGTACACACTATTCAACCACTCCAGATCATCGACAAATAGCGGGATTTCTAAACAACATCTACAGCAATCGCATCGGTTTATTCCCACCACAAAAATCCTCTCGTTACACAATGATACGGACAGCGATGAAGAATACCTGTCTTTGCCCTCAAACCTTAAGGAGTTGGAGAACCTGGCCGCACATTTAAAGCACTTGTCATTAACTGttaataaaagtacattttctgATTGTGCACAAGATGGCGAAAGCAGACGCCATTGGCTACTAGTAGGAGATTCCGAGGGCCGTAACTCACAAGATATCAAAACACGTAGCGTGGCTGGCCAAGGGTATTTACGAGATTCATGCTTTGAGTCAGAGATCTCTGGGAGAAAGGAGACTGGGACACCCTTCACTAACTTCTCTTCTCTGAGGGATATGCTTGATAGTCCAACAATACACAGTGTCCATGAGAATAAGTCACTAGTTCAAAGCATTCAG AAATTTTGTCATCACCTTGACCAACTCATCCAGTGGCTTCACAGCGTTAGCAACATAGCAAACAAGTGGAGCGCTCCAAAGCCTGATGTGGAAAGCATCCAATCTTCACTGAGCCTGTACCTG AAATTTAAGAAGGATATAACAGAGAACCAGGTTTTGGCTGACACTGTAGTGAAGGATGGGGAGCTACTCCTGAATCGCATGTCTGCCAACTCCTCCA TTTTGAAGGACACCCTTGCGTTGGTTTCCAAACAATCAAGAGAGCTTGAAAGACAGGCCGAGCGCTTGTATGCTTCAGTTCTTGACGCTATGGATACCGTCACCGATGACAGCTCAGGGAGGCCAAGTAATCTGAAACAATGCGTCTCTGTGGGGATGGAGTCTAGTTAA
- the SLC1A4 gene encoding neutral amino acid transporter A produces MEKPCESNGHVGKYPEYSVCEVEDAGEAAKPARGQRCTRFLKKNAIVILTVSGVVLGVGLGTAVRSMNLTKAQMTYFAFPGEMLLRMLRMIILPLVVCSLISGAASLDTRSLGKLGGIAVGYFLVTTLMASGLAIALGFIIKPGAGAGALNSNALGIEGTVTTNKETIDSFLDLARNLMPSNLVAAAFRSYATDYVTYTRNTTDGNVTIEKVPVGAEVDGMNILGLVLFALVLGVALKKLGPEGEELIRFFNAFNEATMVLVSWIMWYVPVGIMFLVGSKFVEMGNIVLLVTSLGKYIMASILGHIIHGGIVLPLIYFAFTRKNPFRFLLGLITPFATAFATCSSSATLPTMIKCIEENNGVDKRISRFILPIGATVNMDGAAIFQCMAAVFIAQMNNYELNAGQIFTILVTATASSVGAAGIPAGGVLTIAIILEAIGLPTNDLSLILAVDWIVDRTTTVVNVEGDALGAGILHYLNQKEIAKNQQELKDVYVEAVPNLKSEAETSPLVMHRDQSLNPPDISVPESKESVL; encoded by the exons ATGGAGAAGCCCTGTGAATCTAACGGGCACGTCGGCAAGTACCCTGAGTACTCGGTCTGCGAAGTGGAGGACGCAGGGGAAGCGGCCAAGCCTGCCCGGGGGCAGAGATGTACCCGGTTCCTGAAGAAGAACGCCATAGTGATCCTCACTGTGTCCGGGGTGGTGCTTGGGGTTGGTTTGGGGACAGCAGTAAGAAGCATGAACCTGACCAAGGCACAGATGACTTACTTCGCCTTCCCGGGAGAGATGCTGCTCAGGATGCTGAGGATGATCATCCTGCCGCTGGTTGTGTGCAGCCTGATCTCAGGGGCTGCCAGTCTGGACACCCGGTCGCTGGGCAAGCTAGGCGGGATTGCAGTGGGCTACTTCTTGGTGACTACCCTGATGGCATCAGGTTTGGCCATAGCCCTTGGCTTCATCATTAAACCGGGTGCTGGGGCAGGTGCACTAAACTCCAACGCGCTGGGCATTGAGGGCACGGTGACTACCAACAAGGAGACAATCGACTCGTTCCTAGACCTGGCCAG AAACTTGATGCCTTCCAACCTTGTAGCTGCAGCGTTTCGATCG TATGCCACTGACTATGTAACCTACACCAGGAACACTACCGATGGCAATGTCACAATTGAAAAG GTGCCTGTGGGTGCGGAAGTCGATGGGATGAATATTTTAGGACTGGTCCTCTTTGCACTTGTGCTGGGAGTGGCGTTAAAAAAGTTGGGGCCAGAAGGTGAAGAACTTATAAGATTTTTTAACGCCTTTAACGAAGCCACCATGGTTCTCGTGTCCTGGATTATGTG GTATGTTCCTGTTGGAATTATGTTTCTCGTTGGAAGCAAGTTTGTTGAAATGGGGAACATTGTGCTTTTGGTGACCAGCCTGGGGAAATATATAATGGCCTCCATCCTGGGTCACATCATTCATGGAGGAATAGTGCTTCCGCTGATATATTTTGCGTTTACACGTAAAAACCCATTCAGGTTCCTGTTGGGGCTGATTACACCCTTTGCAACAGCCTTTGCAACATGCTCAAG TTCTGCTACCCTCCCGACCATGATTAAATGTATTGAAGAAAACAATGGTGTCGATAAAAGGATTAGCAGATTTATCCTTCCCATCGGGGCCACTGTGAACATGGACGGAGCTGCCATCTTCCAGTGCATGGCTGCGGTTTTCATTGCTCAGATGAACAATTATGAACTTAATGCCGGACAAATCTTCACTATTCT CGTCACTGCCACAGCATCCAGCGTAGGAGCAGCTGGCATCCCTGCAGGAGGCGTTCTCACCATAGCAATTATCCTGGAGGCTATCGGACTCCCCACAAATGACCTGTCGCTGATACTGGCTGTGGACTGGATTGT GGACCGCACTACCACAGTTGTAAATGTTGAAGGAGATGCTCTCGGTGCGGGAATTCTTCATTATCTGAACCAAAAAGAAATCGCGAAGAACCAGCAGGAACTCAAGGATGTTTATGTAGAGGCTGTGCCAAACCTCAAGTCGGAAGCAGAGACATCTCCTCTAGTAATGCATAGGGACCAGTCTTTAAATCCTCCTGATATTAGTGTTCCAGAATCAAAGGAATCTGTCCTGTGA